In the genome of Leptolyngbya subtilissima AS-A7, one region contains:
- a CDS encoding endonuclease/exonuclease/phosphatase family protein: MATSVFINEFHYDNTSTDIGEFIEIAGPAGTDLTGWRIVRYNGTNGLVYTTPAANETLSGLIPDQGNGFGTVVINYPSNGLQNGAPDGFALVNNLNQVVQFLSYEGSFTAVDGPAAGLVSTDIGVSQPDTEAVGASLQLTGTGTTYEDFAWARTATNTSGAANAGQIFSGVSGPVEPLINEFVFDHTGTDTNEFAEIFGTAGTDYSRYTLLQIEGDSSSTLGRITTAQTLGSTDANGYWTTGFLNNIYQNGTQTLLLVEGFTGSVNQVIDTNGDGVVDVTPWASVVDGVAVTDGGAGDRTYSPVVLAPSYDGNSQRVGGASRIPNGTDTDTAADWVRNDFDLAGIPGFAGTPVEGEALNTPGAANAVVEAPPPPVNLTAIYDIQGAGHSSALAGQQVATTGIVTAIDSNGFYLQDAVGDDNIATADAIFVFTGGAPTVAVGDGLQVAGTVSEFTPGGASTRNLSTTQIGGSLTITTLSTGNVLPAAVLLGQGGRVPPTENIDDDAFGSFDPVTDGIDFFESLEGMRVTAQDLRVVNGTNGFGEIFGVVDNGVGATGLSTRGTLNLSPDDFNPERVQIQLDSGVFNFALPEVNVGDNLGDVTGVVNYDFGNFQIVATEDFTGNVQSAGLQREVSTLTKGSDQLTVASYNVLNLDPNDGDGDTDVANGQFAAIAQQIVSNLNAPDIIALQEVQDNSGSTNDGVTAANVTLQTLVDAIAAAGGPTYAFIDNTFITNNASGGEPGANIRTAYLYDPSRVDLVEGSVATIGSQGSGEAFAGARLPLIATFNFNGEAVTLVNNHFSSKGGSAPIFGTAQPFEARQEDPTVNGSVDQRQAQSQVVQDYVNGLLGSDPTASVVVLGDLNEFEFVSPVAGLESAGLTNLTNTLPENERYSYIFQGSSQAIDHILVSDSLVATAEYDAVHVNTELAESLQASDHDPVLARFTIEAPNVITGTAQSDVLVGTDKNDTILASGGPDIVTTGGGRDQIVYTSTNQTGATLTDFEVGADKLVFTNLLASIGYTGSDPLADGLVQIRSLGNSDRTQLSLELNRVGGGRTQFTDFITFQGVDAAALNNTENFVF; this comes from the coding sequence ATGGCAACTTCGGTTTTTATCAACGAGTTTCATTACGACAACACGAGCACCGATATTGGTGAATTTATTGAGATCGCTGGCCCAGCTGGTACCGATTTAACCGGTTGGCGCATCGTGCGCTACAACGGCACCAATGGTTTGGTCTACACCACCCCCGCTGCCAACGAGACGCTCAGTGGCCTAATTCCCGATCAGGGCAATGGCTTTGGCACCGTGGTAATCAATTACCCCAGCAACGGTCTACAAAACGGTGCCCCCGATGGCTTTGCCCTGGTCAATAACCTGAACCAGGTGGTGCAGTTCCTCAGCTACGAGGGCTCTTTTACCGCCGTTGATGGCCCGGCGGCAGGCCTCGTCAGCACCGATATTGGCGTTTCTCAGCCCGATACAGAAGCGGTTGGTGCCTCGCTACAGCTTACCGGCACGGGCACCACCTACGAAGACTTCGCCTGGGCACGCACCGCCACTAACACCAGCGGCGCAGCCAATGCTGGCCAAATCTTTAGTGGGGTAAGCGGCCCAGTAGAACCGCTGATCAATGAGTTTGTGTTTGACCACACAGGCACCGATACTAACGAGTTTGCGGAAATTTTCGGCACGGCCGGCACCGACTATTCGCGCTACACTTTGCTGCAAATCGAGGGCGACAGCAGCAGCACCCTGGGCCGCATTACCACTGCCCAGACCCTAGGCAGCACCGACGCCAATGGCTATTGGACGACGGGCTTTTTGAACAACATTTATCAGAACGGCACCCAAACCCTGCTGCTGGTAGAAGGCTTTACCGGCAGCGTCAATCAGGTCATCGACACCAACGGTGATGGCGTGGTGGATGTTACCCCTTGGGCCAGCGTGGTGGATGGCGTGGCGGTGACCGATGGTGGGGCGGGCGATCGCACTTACTCCCCGGTAGTGCTCGCCCCCAGCTACGACGGCAATTCGCAGCGGGTAGGCGGGGCCTCGCGCATTCCCAACGGTACGGACACCGATACCGCCGCTGACTGGGTGCGTAACGACTTTGATCTGGCGGGCATTCCTGGCTTTGCAGGTACGCCTGTGGAGGGTGAAGCGCTGAATACCCCCGGTGCTGCCAACGCCGTGGTCGAAGCTCCGCCCCCGCCTGTAAATCTCACTGCTATCTACGACATTCAGGGGGCTGGGCACAGCTCTGCCTTGGCTGGGCAGCAGGTGGCAACCACAGGTATTGTCACTGCGATCGATAGCAACGGCTTCTATCTACAAGACGCCGTGGGCGACGACAACATTGCTACTGCCGATGCCATTTTTGTGTTTACCGGCGGCGCCCCCACTGTGGCAGTGGGCGACGGGCTACAGGTTGCTGGCACGGTGTCGGAGTTTACCCCTGGTGGTGCCTCAACCCGCAATCTGTCAACCACTCAGATCGGTGGCAGCCTAACCATCACCACCCTGAGCACCGGCAATGTTCTACCGGCGGCGGTGCTCCTCGGCCAGGGCGGTCGCGTGCCCCCCACCGAAAATATCGACGACGACGCCTTCGGCAGCTTTGACCCGGTTACTGACGGCATCGATTTCTTCGAGTCGCTGGAGGGCATGCGGGTGACGGCCCAGGATCTGCGGGTGGTCAACGGCACCAACGGCTTTGGCGAGATCTTTGGGGTGGTGGACAACGGCGTTGGGGCTACGGGCCTAAGTACTCGCGGCACCCTCAACCTCAGCCCCGACGACTTTAACCCCGAGCGGGTGCAGATTCAGCTCGACAGCGGAGTGTTCAACTTTGCTCTGCCCGAGGTCAACGTGGGCGATAACCTGGGAGATGTCACTGGCGTAGTCAACTACGACTTCGGCAACTTCCAGATCGTCGCTACCGAAGACTTTACGGGCAATGTGCAGTCGGCAGGGCTTCAGCGGGAGGTCAGCACCTTAACCAAGGGTAGCGACCAGCTCACGGTAGCTAGCTACAACGTGCTCAACCTCGACCCCAACGATGGCGACGGCGACACCGACGTTGCCAATGGGCAGTTTGCGGCGATCGCCCAGCAGATCGTCAGCAACCTCAACGCCCCCGATATCATTGCTCTGCAAGAGGTTCAGGATAATTCTGGCAGCACCAACGATGGGGTAACGGCGGCGAATGTGACGTTGCAAACGCTAGTGGATGCGATCGCTGCTGCCGGGGGGCCTACCTATGCCTTTATCGACAACACCTTTATCACCAACAACGCCAGCGGCGGTGAGCCCGGAGCTAATATTCGCACTGCTTACCTCTACGACCCCAGCCGGGTTGACCTGGTTGAAGGTTCGGTGGCTACCATTGGCAGCCAGGGCAGCGGCGAGGCCTTTGCTGGCGCTCGCCTACCCCTAATCGCCACCTTTAACTTCAACGGCGAAGCGGTCACCTTAGTAAACAATCACTTTTCATCAAAGGGCGGCAGTGCTCCTATTTTTGGCACCGCACAACCCTTTGAAGCCCGCCAGGAAGACCCTACGGTCAACGGCTCGGTAGACCAACGGCAGGCACAATCGCAAGTGGTGCAGGATTACGTCAACGGCCTGCTGGGCAGCGACCCCACTGCCAGCGTGGTGGTGCTGGGCGACCTCAACGAGTTTGAGTTTGTCTCCCCCGTGGCAGGGCTGGAGAGTGCCGGACTCACCAACCTGACCAACACCCTGCCCGAGAACGAGCGCTACTCCTATATCTTCCAGGGTAGCTCCCAGGCGATCGACCACATTTTGGTCAGCGACAGCCTGGTAGCCACGGCGGAGTATGACGCAGTGCATGTCAACACCGAGTTAGCCGAATCTCTTCAGGCCAGCGACCACGACCCGGTGTTGGCCCGGTTTACGATCGAGGCTCCCAATGTGATCACTGGAACGGCTCAGAGCGATGTGCTGGTGGGTACCGACAAAAACGATACCATTCTGGCCAGCGGCGGCCCCGACATCGTCACCACTGGCGGCGGGCGTGACCAGATTGTCTACACCAGCACCAACCAAACCGGGGCTACCCTCACCGACTTTGAGGTCGGCGCTGACAAGCTGGTATTCACCAACCTGCTGGCGAGCATTGGCTACACAGGCAGCGACCCCCTCGCCGATGGTTTGGTGCAGATTCGCAGCCTGGGCAACAGCGATCGCACCCAGCTTTCCCTCGAGCTAAACCGCGTGGGCGGTGGCCGCACCCAGTTCACCGACTTCATTACCTTTCAAGGGGTAGATGCAGCGGCGCTAAACAACACCGAGAACTTTGTGTTCTAG
- a CDS encoding metallophosphoesterase family protein yields MGQRFRFAIVSDPHIARPETIYNGPHRFHLVEVSIPGIEQIFDHLETLDLDFLLLPGDLTQHGEWVNHQWLIDRLKQLPFPAYVVPGNHDVIARDASDRAIGLHDFPRLYQDFGYSDGKTLHYQKEILPGVRLVTLNSNAFEHNGEQIRVGYVDQAQLDWLEATLAEYADDLILVMLHHNVLEHLPGQSNSPLGQRYMVSNAEEIIQRLEAARVRLMFTGHLHVQDIARRGDLCEVLTGSLVSYPHPYRIVEIEHGDGELRMDVRSRRLTAVEPWDDLQAMSHQWMCDRAGWFMTKFLVSPPVGLEQAQAEAIAPKLRHFWAAVADGDTQLDFSHLPPDVQERLAHFNSVDSDGNPQAIDNTATLVWPAK; encoded by the coding sequence ATGGGACAGCGTTTTCGCTTCGCGATCGTCAGCGACCCTCACATCGCCCGACCCGAGACAATTTACAATGGCCCCCACCGCTTTCACTTGGTCGAAGTCAGCATTCCGGGCATTGAGCAAATTTTTGACCACTTAGAAACGCTGGATCTCGATTTCTTGCTGCTGCCCGGCGACCTCACCCAGCACGGCGAATGGGTAAACCACCAATGGCTGATCGATCGCCTCAAGCAGCTGCCCTTTCCGGCCTATGTGGTGCCGGGCAACCACGATGTAATTGCCCGCGATGCCAGCGATCGCGCCATTGGTCTTCACGATTTTCCTCGCCTGTATCAAGACTTTGGCTACAGCGACGGCAAAACCCTGCACTACCAGAAAGAAATTCTTCCCGGTGTGCGGCTGGTGACACTCAACTCCAATGCCTTTGAGCACAACGGCGAGCAGATTCGGGTGGGCTATGTAGATCAGGCGCAGCTCGACTGGCTAGAGGCCACCCTGGCGGAATACGCTGACGACCTAATCCTGGTCATGCTGCACCACAACGTGCTGGAGCACCTGCCGGGGCAGTCCAACAGTCCGCTAGGCCAGCGCTACATGGTCAGCAATGCCGAGGAGATCATCCAGCGGCTAGAGGCGGCGAGGGTGCGGCTGATGTTTACCGGCCACCTGCATGTGCAAGATATAGCTCGCCGGGGCGACCTGTGCGAGGTGTTGACCGGCTCACTGGTCAGCTACCCCCATCCCTACCGGATTGTGGAAATTGAACACGGCGATGGCGAACTGCGCATGGACGTGCGATCGCGCCGCCTCACCGCCGTCGAACCCTGGGATGACCTGCAAGCCATGTCGCACCAGTGGATGTGCGATCGCGCTGGGTGGTTTATGACCAAATTCCTCGTTAGCCCGCCAGTTGGGCTAGAGCAGGCCCAAGCTGAGGCGATCGCCCCCAAGCTGCGGCATTTTTGGGCAGCGGTGGCCGACGGCGATACCCAGCTCGACTTTTCGCACCTGCCGCCCGACGTGCAGGAGCGGTTGGCTCACTTTAACTCAGTCGATAGCGACGGCAACCCCCAGGCGATCGACAACACCGCCACCCTGGTATGGCCTGCTAAATAA
- the trmB gene encoding tRNA (guanosine(46)-N7)-methyltransferase TrmB — MAVVRVRQHVNPLSGKYQAPVEVPAWETVFANAQQPLHIDIGCGKGVFLLQMAQLQPEWNFLGLEIRKPVVESAQKRQQEAELTNLHFMYCNVNISLRGLLESWGDQNPLQQVSIQFPDPWFKKRHQKRRVLQPELVSTIAEFLPSGGRLVVQSDVEEVAVDMCDRIAENPHFLRQGQDWLPESPFPAQTDRERVTLEQGLPVHRAIFTRA, encoded by the coding sequence GTGGCTGTTGTTCGGGTGCGTCAGCACGTTAACCCCCTGAGCGGAAAATATCAGGCTCCGGTCGAAGTCCCTGCCTGGGAGACCGTGTTTGCTAATGCTCAGCAACCGCTGCATATCGACATTGGCTGCGGCAAGGGCGTGTTTTTGCTGCAAATGGCTCAGCTTCAGCCCGAGTGGAATTTTTTGGGCCTTGAAATTCGCAAACCTGTGGTCGAATCGGCCCAAAAGCGCCAGCAAGAGGCAGAGCTGACCAATCTGCATTTCATGTACTGCAACGTCAACATTTCGCTGCGGGGTCTGCTGGAGAGCTGGGGCGACCAGAACCCTTTGCAGCAGGTGTCGATCCAGTTCCCTGACCCGTGGTTTAAGAAGCGCCACCAAAAGCGGCGGGTGCTGCAACCCGAGTTGGTCAGCACCATAGCGGAATTTTTGCCGTCTGGTGGGCGACTGGTGGTGCAGTCGGATGTGGAGGAGGTGGCGGTGGATATGTGCGATCGCATCGCCGAAAACCCCCACTTTCTCCGCCAGGGCCAAGACTGGTTGCCCGAGAGCCCCTTCCCTGCTCAGACCGATCGCGAGCGGGTCACCCTAGAGCAGGGTTTGCCTGTTCACCGCGCGATCTTTACGCGGGCTTAG